The following are from one region of the Pelagibius sp. CAU 1746 genome:
- a CDS encoding protein-disulfide reductase DsbD domain-containing protein — translation MKHNVFAAGFLALAALPLVPQSGFGAASGWAEEEQGRLRLISAQQSLAGAAVDLGLEFDLQPGWKIYWRTPGDAGLPPRADWSGSENLKQAEIAWPVPHRFSLFGLETFGYGDQIVLPVRAVAERPGEALKLRAKVDYLLCEDICIPYTADLSLDLPAGDGARAPQAFLIESFRGQVPGLGAERGLGITNVALRGSLERPLLQVTVRSEQPFQAPDLLVEGPPGFVFGVPEVSLSDGGRQATLNVAATTVLPDRVLEGKSVTVTVTDGLRGIEKEAVARFQTPPVPPAPDFATLAGLLGLALLGGLILNLMPCVLPVLSIKLLSVVQQGGREGGAVRLSFLASAAGVVFSFLVLASLLVGLKAAGLAVGWGIQFQQPLFLSALALVMTLFACNLLGFFEVPLPGFVGRLAAKGTGEGADRSLLGNFATGVLATLLATPCSAPFLGTSVGFALSRGALEIYLIFTALGLGLALPYLLVAAAPRLVSWLPRPGHWMVTLRRILGLLLAATAVWLLSVLAAQVGLPAAALTGGLLLGLGLVLWQGRKLSPRNGLATSALAAVLALAAFALPAGLGGGLPDGPAPRQATAGDPAWRALDAAAIPGLVAEGRVVFVDVTADWCITCQVNKKLVLDSDGITALLTDPSVVRMRGDWTLPSEAISDYLAGFGRYGIPFNAVYGPGAPEGLALPELLSQEAVAAAFRQVRSAETAARAPQALE, via the coding sequence TTGAAACATAATGTCTTTGCTGCCGGCTTCCTCGCCCTGGCGGCGCTGCCCCTGGTGCCCCAGAGCGGCTTCGGCGCGGCCAGCGGCTGGGCCGAGGAGGAGCAGGGCCGCCTGCGCCTGATCAGCGCCCAGCAGTCGCTGGCCGGCGCGGCCGTCGATCTGGGCCTGGAGTTCGACCTGCAGCCGGGCTGGAAGATCTACTGGCGCACGCCGGGCGACGCCGGGCTGCCGCCGCGGGCCGACTGGAGCGGTTCCGAGAACCTGAAACAGGCGGAGATCGCCTGGCCGGTGCCGCACCGCTTCTCCCTCTTCGGACTGGAGACCTTCGGCTATGGCGACCAGATCGTGCTGCCGGTCCGGGCTGTCGCCGAGCGCCCGGGCGAGGCGCTGAAGCTGCGCGCCAAGGTCGACTACCTGCTCTGCGAAGACATCTGCATTCCCTATACGGCCGACCTCAGCCTCGATCTGCCGGCCGGCGACGGCGCGCGCGCGCCGCAGGCCTTCCTCATCGAGAGCTTCCGCGGCCAGGTGCCGGGCCTGGGCGCCGAGCGCGGGCTGGGCATCACCAACGTGGCGCTGCGCGGGTCGCTGGAACGGCCGCTGCTGCAGGTGACCGTGCGCTCGGAGCAGCCCTTCCAGGCGCCGGACCTGCTGGTCGAGGGCCCGCCGGGCTTCGTCTTCGGCGTGCCGGAGGTGAGCCTCAGCGACGGCGGCAGGCAGGCGACGCTGAACGTCGCGGCCACCACCGTGCTGCCCGACAGGGTGCTGGAGGGCAAGTCCGTCACCGTGACCGTGACCGACGGGCTGCGCGGCATCGAAAAAGAGGCCGTGGCCCGGTTTCAGACGCCGCCCGTGCCTCCGGCGCCCGATTTCGCGACCCTGGCCGGCCTCCTGGGTCTGGCCCTGCTCGGCGGCCTGATCCTCAACTTGATGCCCTGCGTGCTGCCGGTGCTCTCCATCAAGCTGCTCTCGGTGGTGCAGCAGGGCGGGCGCGAAGGCGGCGCCGTACGCCTCAGCTTCCTGGCCTCGGCGGCGGGCGTCGTCTTCTCCTTCCTGGTGCTGGCCAGCCTGCTGGTCGGGCTGAAGGCGGCCGGCCTGGCGGTCGGCTGGGGTATCCAGTTCCAGCAGCCGCTGTTCCTCAGCGCCCTGGCCCTCGTCATGACGCTCTTCGCCTGCAATCTGCTGGGCTTCTTCGAGGTGCCGCTCCCCGGCTTCGTCGGCCGCCTGGCCGCGAAAGGGACGGGTGAGGGCGCGGACCGCAGCCTTTTGGGCAACTTCGCCACCGGTGTTCTGGCAACCCTGCTGGCGACGCCCTGCTCGGCGCCCTTCCTCGGCACTTCCGTCGGCTTCGCCCTGTCGCGCGGGGCGCTGGAGATCTACCTCATCTTCACCGCCCTCGGCCTCGGCCTGGCGCTGCCTTACCTGCTGGTCGCCGCCGCGCCGCGGCTGGTGTCCTGGCTGCCGCGCCCGGGTCACTGGATGGTGACCCTGCGCCGCATCCTGGGGCTGCTGCTGGCGGCCACCGCGGTGTGGCTGCTCAGCGTGCTGGCCGCCCAGGTCGGCCTGCCGGCGGCGGCGCTGACCGGCGGGCTGCTGCTCGGCCTGGGCCTGGTGCTGTGGCAGGGCCGGAAGCTGTCGCCGCGCAACGGTCTCGCGACCTCGGCACTGGCGGCCGTGCTGGCCTTGGCCGCCTTCGCGCTGCCGGCGGGACTCGGCGGCGGTCTTCCGGACGGGCCCGCGCCGCGGCAGGCGACTGCCGGCGACCCTGCCTGGCGGGCGCTGGATGCGGCCGCCATCCCGGGGCTGGTGGCCGAGGGGCGGGTGGTTTTCGTCGACGTTACCGCCGACTGGTGCATCACCTGTCAGGTGAACAAGAAGCTGGTGCTGGACAGCGACGGCATCACCGCCCTGCTGACCGACCCCTCCGTGGTGCGGATGCGCGGCGATTGGACCCTGCCGAGCGAGGCCATTTCGGACTACCTGGCCGGGTTCGGGCGCTACGGCATTCCCTTCAATGCCGTCTACGGTCCCGGCGCGCCGGAAGGGTTGGCTCTGCCGGAACTGCTGAGCCAGGAGGCGGTCGCGGCGGCCTTCAGGCAGGTTCGCAGCGCCGAAACCGCCGCCCGCGCCCCGCAAGCCTTGGAATAG
- a CDS encoding peroxiredoxin, whose product MTIQVGDRIPSATLRYKTDDGIQTITTDEIFNGKKVVLFSLPGAFTPTCSAKHLPGFVDKAGDFKGKGVDSIVCMSVNDAFVMDAWGKDQNVGDKVQLLADGNGDFAKALGLELDATGVGLGIRAQRFAMVVDDGVVKTLNVEEPGAFEVSSAEAVLAAL is encoded by the coding sequence ATGACGATTCAGGTTGGCGACCGCATTCCCAGCGCGACCCTGCGCTACAAGACCGACGACGGCATCCAGACGATCACCACCGACGAGATTTTCAACGGCAAGAAGGTGGTGCTTTTCTCCCTGCCGGGCGCTTTCACCCCGACCTGCTCGGCCAAGCACCTGCCGGGGTTTGTCGACAAGGCAGGCGACTTCAAGGGCAAGGGCGTCGACAGCATCGTCTGCATGTCGGTGAACGATGCCTTCGTCATGGACGCCTGGGGCAAGGATCAGAATGTCGGCGACAAGGTTCAGTTGCTGGCCGACGGCAACGGCGACTTCGCCAAGGCCCTGGGGCTGGAGCTGGACGCCACCGGCGTCGGCCTGGGCATTCGCGCCCAGCGCTTTGCCATGGTCGTCGATGACGGTGTGGTGAAGACGCTGAATGTCGAAGAGCCCGGCGCTTTCGAGGTCTCCAGCGCCGAGGCCGTCCTGGCCGCGCTGTAA
- a CDS encoding cupin domain-containing protein, with the protein MAAREPEAFKDASHLYEVERRQYHLQRPGFRISELQLAPAQSVPWHRHTNISDTFYVVEGTLRLFLQDPKEAVVLGPGESYVVPPKRPHLVTNAGSGSMTILILQGVGEYDYVPLV; encoded by the coding sequence ATGGCCGCACGCGAGCCCGAGGCGTTCAAGGACGCCAGCCACCTCTACGAGGTCGAGCGCCGGCAATACCACCTGCAACGACCGGGCTTCAGGATCAGCGAGCTGCAGTTGGCGCCGGCGCAGAGCGTGCCTTGGCACAGACACACGAACATCAGCGACACCTTCTACGTCGTCGAGGGAACGCTTCGGCTGTTTCTCCAGGATCCCAAGGAAGCGGTCGTGCTGGGGCCCGGAGAGAGCTACGTCGTGCCGCCGAAGCGGCCCCATCTGGTCACCAATGCCGGGTCCGGCTCCATGACGATCCTCATCCTTCAAGGCGTCGGAGAGTACGACTACGTGCCGCTGGTGTGA
- the ispH gene encoding 4-hydroxy-3-methylbut-2-enyl diphosphate reductase: protein MSKKPLTVLLANPRGFCAGVERAIEIVERALERYGAPVYVRHEIVHNRFVVESLEAKGAVFVEELEEVPEGVPVIFSAHGVPKEVPSEAERRRLFYLDATCPLVSKVHREAERHARVGRQILLIGHAGHPEVIGTMGQVEEGAILLVENVDEAESVQVDDPENLAYITQTTLSVDDTIEIIAALRRRFPAIDGPKKEDICYATTNRQEAVKAIARNCDALMVVGAPNSSNSQRLVEVARREGCPKSLLVQRAADIDWEALGEIQRLGLTAGASAPEVLVEEVIAACRDRFDVQLQNVSGVVEDVTFKLPRELTAKTASA, encoded by the coding sequence ATGAGTAAGAAGCCGCTAACCGTTCTTCTGGCCAATCCCCGGGGCTTTTGCGCCGGCGTGGAGCGGGCCATCGAAATCGTCGAGCGCGCGCTGGAGCGCTACGGCGCGCCCGTCTACGTGCGGCACGAAATCGTCCATAACCGCTTCGTGGTCGAGTCGCTGGAGGCCAAGGGCGCCGTCTTCGTCGAGGAACTGGAAGAGGTGCCCGAGGGCGTGCCGGTGATCTTCTCGGCCCACGGCGTGCCCAAGGAGGTGCCCAGCGAGGCCGAGCGGCGCCGTCTCTTCTATCTGGACGCCACCTGCCCGCTGGTCAGCAAAGTCCACCGCGAGGCCGAGCGCCATGCCCGGGTCGGGCGCCAGATCCTGCTGATCGGCCATGCCGGCCACCCGGAGGTCATCGGCACCATGGGACAGGTCGAGGAAGGCGCGATCCTGCTGGTGGAGAACGTGGACGAGGCCGAGAGCGTGCAGGTCGACGACCCGGAGAACCTGGCCTACATCACCCAGACCACCCTGTCGGTCGACGACACCATAGAGATCATCGCCGCCCTGCGGCGGCGCTTCCCGGCCATCGACGGCCCCAAGAAGGAAGACATCTGCTACGCGACGACCAACCGCCAGGAAGCGGTGAAGGCCATTGCCCGCAACTGCGACGCCCTGATGGTCGTCGGAGCGCCGAACTCCTCCAACTCCCAGCGCCTGGTCGAGGTCGCGCGCCGCGAGGGCTGCCCCAAGTCGCTGCTGGTCCAGCGCGCCGCCGACATCGACTGGGAGGCCCTGGGCGAGATTCAGCGGCTGGGACTGACCGCCGGCGCCTCGGCGCCGGAGGTTCTGGTCGAGGAAGTCATCGCGGCTTGCCGCGACCGCTTCGACGTTCAGCTCCAGAACGTCAGCGGCGTGGTCGAGGACGTCACCTTCAAGCTGCCCCGGGAACTGACCGCCAAGACCGCCTCCGCCTGA
- a CDS encoding GFA family protein, giving the protein MADSSEQKAWREGGCACGAVRYRARPAAALALYRCHCRDCQKQTSSAFGLSMFMPAEAFELTQGTPRKFARQADSGRIIDSFFCADCGSRIYNTSAARPGLVNLRPGTLDDPSGLTPVGDVWAARRQDWVDLLPGGVAYETQPDDLTALIERYAARKAARGGAPDASPEAGDAGS; this is encoded by the coding sequence ATGGCGGACAGTTCTGAGCAGAAGGCCTGGCGCGAAGGCGGCTGCGCCTGCGGCGCCGTCCGCTACAGGGCCAGGCCGGCGGCGGCGCTGGCGCTCTACCGCTGCCACTGCCGCGACTGCCAGAAGCAAACCTCCAGCGCCTTCGGTCTTTCGATGTTCATGCCGGCGGAGGCCTTCGAGCTGACGCAAGGCACCCCGAGGAAGTTCGCGCGGCAGGCCGACAGCGGCCGCATCATCGACAGCTTCTTCTGCGCCGATTGCGGCAGCCGCATCTACAACACCTCTGCCGCCCGCCCGGGCCTGGTCAACCTGCGCCCCGGCACCCTGGACGATCCTTCCGGCCTGACGCCCGTGGGCGACGTCTGGGCGGCGCGGCGCCAGGACTGGGTGGACCTGCTGCCCGGCGGCGTCGCCTATGAAACCCAGCCCGACGACCTGACGGCCCTGATCGAGCGCTACGCGGCCCGCAAGGCCGCGCGCGGGGGTGCGCCGGACGCTTCGCCGGAGGCCGGCGATGCAGGGAGTTGA
- a CDS encoding YqgE/AlgH family protein — protein MQDEEYLTGKLLIAMPGMRDSRFARSVIYVCAHHPEGAMGLVINRLVGAITFPDLLAQLGIGPPTIDEEIRVHFGGPVESGRGFVLHSGEYRQDSTLQVDDAVALTATVDILRDIANGQGPRRSLLALGYAGWGPGQLDSEIQANGWLHVAPDEDLVFDESLDNKWERAIAKLGVDVSMLSGDAGHA, from the coding sequence ATGCAGGACGAAGAATATCTGACCGGCAAGCTGCTGATCGCCATGCCCGGGATGCGCGATTCCCGCTTTGCGCGCAGCGTCATCTACGTCTGCGCCCACCACCCCGAAGGCGCCATGGGGCTGGTCATCAACCGCCTGGTTGGGGCCATCACCTTCCCCGACCTGCTGGCCCAGCTCGGCATCGGCCCGCCGACCATCGACGAGGAAATCCGCGTGCACTTCGGCGGCCCGGTGGAATCGGGGCGCGGCTTCGTGCTGCATTCCGGCGAGTACCGCCAGGACAGCACCCTGCAGGTGGACGACGCCGTGGCCCTGACGGCGACGGTGGACATCCTGCGCGACATTGCCAACGGCCAGGGCCCGCGCCGCAGCCTGCTGGCGCTGGGTTATGCCGGCTGGGGGCCGGGGCAGCTCGATTCCGAGATCCAGGCCAACGGCTGGCTGCACGTCGCCCCCGACGAGGACTTGGTCTTCGACGAGTCCCTGGACAACAAGTGGGAACGCGCCATCGCCAAGCTGGGCGTCGACGTCTCCATGCTCTCCGGCGACGCCGGCCACGCCTGA
- a CDS encoding homoserine kinase gives MAVYTEVSAEEIESFAADYGLGEVLSFKGIAEGVENSNYLLQTESGNYILTLYEKRVDAADLPFFLGLMEHLAGRGIDCPVPLHGRDGKALRQLCGRPAALISFLEGLWPRRIQTFHCAALGGAMARMHLAGADFGLRRENALSVTGWRPLLEACQDRADEVRPGLAEALGRELDHLETNWPGDLPAGVIHADLFPDNVFFRHEKLTGLIDFYFACNDFFAYDLAICLNAWCFEQDKAFNVTKARLMLQNYSRERPFSGEELAALPLLARGSALRFLLTRLYDWLNHPEGAFVKPKDPMEYWHKLKFHQEVRGPGAYGLDL, from the coding sequence ATGGCCGTCTATACCGAAGTTTCCGCCGAAGAGATCGAGAGCTTCGCCGCCGACTACGGCCTGGGCGAAGTGCTGTCGTTCAAGGGCATCGCCGAAGGGGTGGAGAATTCCAACTACCTGCTGCAGACCGAAAGCGGCAACTACATCCTGACGCTCTACGAGAAGCGCGTGGACGCGGCCGACCTGCCGTTCTTCCTGGGCCTGATGGAACACCTGGCCGGGCGCGGCATCGACTGTCCGGTGCCGCTGCATGGCCGCGACGGCAAGGCCCTGCGCCAGCTCTGCGGACGGCCGGCGGCCCTGATCTCCTTCCTGGAGGGGCTGTGGCCGCGGCGCATCCAAACCTTTCACTGCGCCGCCTTGGGCGGAGCCATGGCGCGGATGCACCTGGCCGGCGCCGACTTCGGGCTGCGGCGCGAGAACGCGCTTTCCGTGACCGGCTGGCGCCCGCTTCTGGAGGCCTGCCAGGACCGCGCCGACGAGGTGCGGCCCGGCCTCGCCGAGGCGCTGGGGCGGGAACTGGACCACCTGGAGACCAACTGGCCCGGCGACCTTCCCGCCGGCGTCATCCACGCCGACCTCTTTCCCGACAACGTCTTCTTCCGCCACGAGAAGCTGACCGGGCTCATCGACTTCTACTTCGCCTGCAACGACTTCTTCGCCTATGACCTGGCGATCTGCCTCAATGCGTGGTGTTTCGAGCAGGACAAGGCCTTCAACGTCACCAAGGCGCGCCTGATGCTGCAGAACTACAGCCGCGAACGGCCCTTCTCCGGGGAAGAGCTGGCGGCCTTGCCGCTGCTGGCGCGCGGCTCGGCCCTGCGCTTCCTGCTGACCCGGCTCTACGACTGGCTGAACCACCCCGAGGGTGCCTTCGTGAAACCCAAGGACCCCATGGAGTACTGGCACAAGTTGAAATTCCATCAGGAAGTCCGCGGCCCCGGCGCCTACGGACTGGATCTTTGA
- a CDS encoding pitrilysin family protein — protein sequence MSVQVTRLPSGLTVATDSMPGAATVSLGAWVGAGTRHETAELNGIAHLLEHMVFKGTARRSAQDIAVEIEAVGGHLNAYTSRENTAFYAKVLSEDAPLALDIIADILQHSTFLEEELERERAVVLQEIGQAYDTPDDIVFDHFQETAYPDQAVGRPVLGESRTVSALKRDSLWDYLRGHYGPQQTVVAAAGRVEHDRFVDLVAGAFTHEGFQSNGATDPADYRGGDRREERDLEQVHLLLGFDGVGYLDDDYYAMNLLSMLFGGGMSSRLFQEVREKRGLVYSIYSFHSAFVDGGIFGLYAGTGGREVAELVPVVCGELAKLTEGVSQEEVERARAQVRASLLMSRERSSSRAEQLAQQILIYGRPQPLDEVLEKIAAVGRDDMARVAGRLLTSRPTVTAIGPLAHLESAEGIAARFG from the coding sequence ATGAGCGTTCAGGTCACGCGGCTGCCCTCCGGCCTCACGGTCGCCACCGACTCCATGCCGGGCGCGGCGACGGTTTCGCTGGGCGCCTGGGTCGGCGCCGGCACGCGCCACGAGACCGCGGAGCTGAACGGCATCGCCCATCTGCTGGAGCACATGGTGTTCAAGGGCACCGCGCGCCGCTCGGCCCAGGACATCGCAGTGGAGATCGAGGCCGTGGGCGGCCACCTCAACGCCTACACCAGCCGCGAGAACACCGCCTTCTACGCCAAGGTGCTGTCCGAGGATGCGCCCCTGGCCCTCGACATCATCGCCGACATCCTGCAGCACTCCACCTTTCTGGAGGAGGAACTGGAGCGCGAGCGCGCGGTGGTGCTGCAGGAGATCGGTCAGGCCTACGACACGCCCGACGACATCGTCTTCGACCACTTCCAGGAAACCGCCTATCCGGACCAGGCGGTCGGCCGCCCGGTGCTGGGCGAAAGCCGCACGGTCAGCGCCCTCAAGCGCGATTCTCTCTGGGACTATCTGCGCGGCCACTACGGCCCGCAGCAGACGGTGGTGGCCGCCGCCGGCCGGGTCGAGCACGACCGCTTCGTCGACCTGGTGGCCGGGGCCTTCACCCACGAGGGCTTCCAGAGCAACGGCGCGACCGATCCCGCCGACTACCGCGGCGGCGACCGCCGCGAGGAGCGCGACCTGGAGCAGGTCCACCTGCTGCTCGGCTTCGACGGCGTCGGCTACCTGGACGACGATTACTACGCCATGAACCTGCTCTCCATGCTGTTCGGCGGCGGCATGTCCTCGCGGCTGTTCCAGGAGGTGCGCGAGAAGCGCGGCCTGGTTTACTCGATCTATTCCTTCCATTCCGCTTTCGTCGACGGCGGCATCTTCGGTCTCTACGCCGGCACCGGCGGCCGCGAGGTCGCGGAGCTGGTTCCCGTGGTCTGCGGCGAGCTGGCGAAGCTGACCGAGGGCGTATCCCAGGAAGAGGTGGAGCGCGCCCGCGCCCAGGTGCGCGCGTCCCTGCTGATGAGCCGCGAGCGTTCCAGCTCGCGCGCCGAGCAGTTGGCGCAGCAGATCCTGATCTACGGCCGCCCGCAGCCGCTGGACGAGGTGTTGGAGAAGATCGCCGCGGTCGGGCGCGATGATATGGCGCGCGTCGCCGGGCGCCTGCTGACCAGCCGCCCCACCGTCACCGCCATCGGCCCCCTGGCGCACCTGGAAAGCGCCGAGGGGATTGCCGCGCGCTTCGGCTGA
- the rnhA gene encoding ribonuclease HI has translation MPGASAKRVEIFTDGACSGNPGPGGWGAVLRYDSVEKELSGGDKSTTNNRMEMMAAIQALEALKRPSAVDLHTDSTYLRDGITKWIHGWKRNGWKTAAKKPVKNVDLWQRLEKALERHDVAWHWVKGHAGHPENERADALARAGVDSVR, from the coding sequence ATGCCCGGCGCTTCGGCAAAGCGGGTGGAAATCTTCACCGACGGCGCCTGCTCGGGCAACCCCGGCCCCGGCGGCTGGGGCGCCGTTCTGCGCTACGACAGCGTGGAGAAGGAGTTGAGCGGCGGCGACAAGTCGACCACCAACAACCGCATGGAGATGATGGCGGCGATCCAGGCCCTGGAAGCCCTGAAGCGCCCCTCGGCGGTCGACTTGCACACCGACAGCACCTACCTGCGCGACGGCATCACCAAGTGGATCCACGGCTGGAAGCGCAACGGCTGGAAGACGGCGGCGAAGAAGCCGGTGAAGAACGTCGATCTCTGGCAGCGCCTGGAAAAGGCGCTGGAACGCCACGACGTGGCTTGGCACTGGGTCAAGGGCCACGCCGGCCATCCCGAGAACGAACGCGCCGACGCCCTGGCCCGCGCCGGCGTGGACAGCGTGCGCTGA
- the thrC gene encoding threonine synthase has translation MKYVSTRGEAPELSFDEVLLTGLARDGGLYLPASWPEFSAQEIRGFAGRPYAEVAFAVIKPFVDGVISDGDLKGILQQTYAGFDHAAVAPLKQLDERTWLMELFHGPTLAFKDYALQLLGRLFDHVLAERGERVTIVGATSGDTGSAAIEACRDRDQIDVFMLHPKGRVSEVQRRQMTTVLAPNVYNIALEGTFDDCQDQVKAMFNDLAFRDDMNLSAVNSINWARIMAQIVYYFVAGVALGAPDRAVAFAVPSGNFGNVFAAYAAGRMGLPVAQLIVGSNKNDILTRFFESGSMKITGVSPTISPSMDIQVSSNFERLLYDVLDGDGAQVRRVMQSFRQSGEFAVSPAQLQRLRRLFDAQRFDDDQTSAEIAARLETCGELLDPHTAIATAAARAEARPEIAAVVALATAHPAKFPDAVEAASGLRPALPPRLTDLYGREERCVALPNDLVALQDYIRSQRQDPPQRQKGAA, from the coding sequence CGCGGCTTTGCCGGCCGGCCCTACGCCGAGGTCGCTTTCGCGGTGATCAAGCCCTTCGTCGACGGCGTCATCTCCGACGGCGACCTGAAGGGCATCCTGCAGCAGACCTACGCCGGTTTCGACCACGCCGCCGTCGCTCCCTTGAAGCAGCTCGACGAGCGCACTTGGCTCATGGAGCTGTTCCACGGACCGACGCTGGCCTTCAAGGATTACGCCCTGCAGCTCTTGGGCCGTCTCTTCGATCACGTGCTGGCCGAGCGCGGCGAGCGCGTCACCATCGTCGGCGCCACCTCCGGCGACACCGGCTCGGCGGCCATCGAGGCCTGCCGCGACCGCGACCAGATCGACGTCTTCATGCTGCACCCCAAGGGCCGCGTGTCCGAGGTGCAGCGCCGTCAGATGACCACGGTGCTGGCGCCCAACGTCTACAACATCGCCCTGGAAGGCACCTTCGACGACTGCCAGGACCAGGTGAAGGCCATGTTCAACGACCTCGCCTTCCGCGACGACATGAACCTCTCGGCGGTGAACTCGATCAACTGGGCGCGCATCATGGCCCAGATCGTCTACTACTTCGTCGCCGGGGTCGCCCTGGGTGCGCCCGATCGCGCCGTGGCCTTCGCGGTGCCGAGCGGCAATTTCGGCAACGTCTTCGCCGCCTACGCAGCCGGGCGCATGGGCCTGCCGGTGGCCCAGCTCATCGTCGGCTCCAACAAGAACGACATCCTGACCCGCTTCTTCGAAAGCGGCAGCATGAAGATCACGGGCGTGAGCCCGACCATCTCGCCGTCAATGGACATCCAGGTCTCCTCCAACTTCGAGCGCCTGCTGTACGACGTGCTGGACGGCGACGGCGCCCAGGTGCGCCGCGTCATGCAGAGCTTCCGCCAGTCCGGCGAGTTCGCCGTCAGTCCTGCGCAGCTTCAGCGCCTGCGCCGTCTCTTCGACGCCCAGCGCTTCGATGACGACCAGACCTCGGCGGAGATCGCCGCGCGGCTCGAAACCTGCGGCGAGCTGCTGGACCCGCACACGGCCATCGCCACGGCGGCCGCACGCGCCGAGGCACGGCCGGAAATCGCCGCCGTGGTCGCCCTGGCGACCGCCCATCCGGCGAAGTTCCCCGACGCGGTGGAGGCGGCCTCGGGCCTGCGTCCGGCACTGCCGCCGCGCCTGACCGATCTCTACGGCCGCGAGGAACGCTGCGTGGCCCTGCCGAACGATCTCGTCGCTCTGCAGGACTACATCCGCAGCCAGCGGCAGGATCCTCCCCAACGACAGAAAGGCGCCGCATGA
- a CDS encoding GNAT family protein, whose product MLFTVFRGESPQAIRLEGTRVYLVPPRMSDWKAWAALREQSRDFLTPWEPTWPHDALGRHAFRRRLRAYNQEWRQGTGFSFLVHRLSDNVLMGGITLSNVRRGVAQAASLGYWIGERFARQGFMTEAVCAVIEFSFEELALHRVEAACLPQNDASRSLLLKVGFRQEGYARQYLRINGKWQDHLLFEMLRDDPRL is encoded by the coding sequence ATGCTGTTCACCGTCTTCCGGGGTGAAAGTCCGCAGGCCATCCGTCTCGAAGGGACGCGCGTCTACCTGGTGCCGCCGCGCATGAGCGATTGGAAGGCCTGGGCGGCTCTGCGCGAGCAGAGCCGCGATTTCCTGACGCCCTGGGAGCCGACCTGGCCGCACGACGCCCTGGGCCGTCATGCCTTCCGCCGCCGCCTGCGCGCCTATAACCAGGAATGGCGCCAGGGCACCGGCTTCAGTTTTCTGGTCCACCGCCTTTCCGACAACGTCCTCATGGGCGGCATCACCCTCTCCAACGTACGCCGCGGCGTCGCCCAGGCGGCCAGCCTGGGCTACTGGATCGGCGAGCGTTTCGCCCGGCAGGGCTTCATGACCGAGGCGGTCTGCGCCGTCATCGAGTTCTCTTTCGAGGAACTGGCCCTGCACCGGGTGGAGGCCGCCTGCCTGCCGCAGAACGACGCCAGCCGCAGCCTGCTGCTGAAGGTCGGCTTCCGGCAGGAGGGCTACGCCCGCCAGTACCTGCGCATCAACGGCAAGTGGCAGGACCACCTGCTGTTTGAAATGCTGCGCGACGACCCCAGGTTATAG
- a CDS encoding CDGSH iron-sulfur domain-containing protein, whose product MADPIPAQKEPYKVSVEAGKKYFWCACGRSRNQPFCDGSHAGTGLSPVPYEAPASKVVFFCGCKATGRQPFCDGSHSRL is encoded by the coding sequence ATGGCAGACCCGATTCCCGCGCAGAAGGAGCCATATAAGGTTTCCGTCGAGGCCGGAAAGAAGTACTTCTGGTGTGCCTGCGGGCGCAGCAGGAATCAGCCTTTCTGCGACGGCTCCCATGCCGGAACGGGCCTTTCCCCGGTCCCCTATGAGGCGCCGGCCAGCAAAGTCGTGTTTTTCTGCGGCTGCAAGGCGACCGGCAGGCAGCCGTTCTGCGACGGCAGCCACTCCCGGCTCTGA